Proteins from a genomic interval of Leishmania braziliensis MHOM/BR/75/M2904 complete genome, chromosome 24:
- a CDS encoding amastin-like surface protein-like protein, whose product MGLLPPFVGALLFSAIQFLVLLFVVIATPISQIDSMTSKMCYTLWGSKSDCSKVGYTGRGKMAFGGCGQRVNNMNGGAAFAIISILTTLVALFFGIMMLIRVSCPVILPLFFTSVSVVTILISWACVAGAFTIKMCGMKWSNFALKYGPGFWLMIAAMCLQVLNVLVLVFISFF is encoded by the coding sequence ATGGGTCTCCTTCCCCCGTTCGTAggcgccctcctcttcagcgcCATCCAGTTCCTAGTGCTGCTGTTTGTGGTCATCGCCACCCCCATCTCCCAAATCGATTCCATGACCTCAAAGATGTGCTATACCCTTTGGGGCTCCAAGTCTGACTGCAGCAAGGTGGGCTACACGGGCAGGGGCAAGATGGCGTTCGGCGGCTGTGGCCAGCGTGTCAACAACATGAACGGtggcgccgccttcgccatcATCTCCATTCTCACGACTTTGGTGGCGCTCTTCTTCGGGATTATGATGCTGATCCGCGTTTCCTGCCCGGTCATCCTCCCGTTGTTCTTCACCTCCGTCTCGGTCGTGACGATCCTGATCAGCTGGGCTTGCGTGGCCGGCGCATTCACCATCAAAATGTGCGGCATGAAGTGGAGCAATTTTGCCTTGAAATACGGTCCGGGCTTTTGGCTCATGATCGCGGCCATGTGTCTCCAGGTTCTCAACGTCCTCGTGTTGGTGTTCATATCCTTTTTCTAA